The Oleispira antarctica RB-8 genome contains the following window.
TTCAGCGTTTTTTAGGAGAAGCTTTCACACTTGAAGTCGCCAGTAATGATGACTTTGAACGTATTCTCGGTCAGGTCTATCAAACAGACTCATCCGGAGCCATGGGTATGGTCGAGGGTCTTGGTGATGAGATGGATCTTGCCAGCCTGGCGGATTCTGTGCCCGAAACAGAAGACCTACTAGAGCAAGAAGATGACGCGCCGATCATTCGTCTTATTAACGCTTTATTAACTGAAGCCGTAAAAGACAGCGCTTCGGATATTCACATTGAAACCTACGAAAAACGCTTACTTGTGCGCTTTCGCGTCGATGGCGTTTTGCGTGAGGTCGTACAGCCTAAACGTGCTTTAGCGCCACTATTAATCTCACGCATTAAAGTTATGGCTAAGTTGGACATTGCCGAAAAACGTGTCCCGCAAGATGGTCGCATATCATTACGCATTGGCGGTCGCGAAGTGGATGTACGAGTGTCAACTATGCCTTCTAACCATGGTGAGCGCATCGTAATGCGCTTGCTAGATAAGCAAGCAGGGCGTTTAAATGTTCGCCAGCTAGCGATGGCGCCTACCGATTTAAACAACTTACTTTCAGCTATCCAAAAACCCCACGGCATTATTTTAGTTACTGGACCTACCGGCTCAGGTAAAACGACGACCTTGTATGCGTCACTGAGCGAGCTCAATGACGCGAGCCGCAATATTCTGACAGTTGAAGATCCTATTGAGTACAGTCTGCCTGGTATTGGTCAAACTCAGGTGAACAGCAAGGTTGAGATGACCTTCGCTAAAGGCCTGCGGGCTATCTTACGTCAAGACCCTGATGTGGTCATGATTGGTGAAATTCGAGATTTAGAAACCGTTGAAATTGCCATTCAAGCATCGTTAACGGGGCACATGGTTTTATCTACGCTGCATACCAATACTGCCGTTGGTGCCGTTACCCGCTTACAAGATATGGGCGTCGAGCCGTTCTTATTATCGTCTAGCTTAGTCTGTGTATTAGCTCAGCGCTTGGTGAGGGTTTTATGTGAAGACTGTAAGCAACCGTCTATCGCCAGCGATGCTGAATGCGAACTGTTGGGAGCTGATAAGCAACAAGCCCCAACTATATACCACGCCAAGGGTTGTGAAAAATGCAATCAGTTAGGTTATCGTGGTCGACAGGGGATTTATGAGATTGTACCCGTTGACGAGAAGATGAAATCACTTATTCA
Protein-coding sequences here:
- a CDS encoding Type II secretion system protein E; this translates as MTDNAVQHEEAVAVQQSLTIPRLPFSFAKRFGIVLDNRPTGFVAAHKEGLLPHVLLEVQRFLGEAFTLEVASNDDFERILGQVYQTDSSGAMGMVEGLGDEMDLASLADSVPETEDLLEQEDDAPIIRLINALLTEAVKDSASDIHIETYEKRLLVRFRVDGVLREVVQPKRALAPLLISRIKVMAKLDIAEKRVPQDGRISLRIGGREVDVRVSTMPSNHGERIVMRLLDKQAGRLNVRQLAMAPTDLNNLLSAIQKPHGIILVTGPTGSGKTTTLYASLSELNDASRNILTVEDPIEYSLPGIGQTQVNSKVEMTFAKGLRAILRQDPDVVMIGEIRDLETVEIAIQASLTGHMVLSTLHTNTAVGAVTRLQDMGVEPFLLSSSLVCVLAQRLVRVLCEDCKQPSIASDAECELLGADKQQAPTIYHAKGCEKCNQLGYRGRQGIYEIVPVDEKMKSLIHDRVGEQALEAHARTLCTSIQQDGIRKVLLGTTTIEELLRVAKG